The Pseudolabrys sp. FHR47 genome contains a region encoding:
- a CDS encoding GGDEF domain-containing protein has translation MSRNICTALRIMSLQGPVLVVSDEPAVIVVEALSAAGAFPIIETKWADAPTAFVSVKPSAIVLAEPGAPASEASGRMLALQVATAHGAIVPIVAMADAERDAAIPTALTADLDAPLETMIGRLQSALRVRALHSTVLRRIETFAAQGGTMPDLPVGDPLDDATVLIAGRGPLYPALSVAMGEQAKMVGALSVEAAARHLEERDIDGIIIGDGFSPRMIEAFLTMLAHEARFHEIPVAVMGDIPQGYEGGLPNLDSIMQAPERLVSRMVPLIRLHALQSRLKRMLHSLDTDGMFDPRTGLMTPEAFWRELNKAVAEAADRSHALTLARFTFDGAHDRRCHFDGARLASKLMRNIDFACNDDDGALLAAFTQTDLRSGHVVARRVAAAVKNVMRAPTNPNDRITANVTLASFKNGDTLQSLMQRVMDSPMVAAE, from the coding sequence TTGTCGCGTAACATTTGTACGGCGTTGCGTATCATGTCGCTGCAAGGTCCTGTTCTGGTCGTCTCGGACGAACCGGCCGTTATTGTCGTCGAGGCGCTGAGCGCCGCCGGCGCTTTCCCCATCATCGAAACAAAATGGGCCGACGCGCCGACCGCTTTTGTGTCGGTCAAGCCATCGGCCATCGTCTTAGCCGAGCCGGGTGCACCCGCGAGCGAAGCCTCCGGCCGTATGCTGGCGCTCCAGGTCGCGACCGCCCATGGCGCCATCGTCCCGATCGTGGCCATGGCCGACGCCGAGCGCGACGCCGCCATCCCCACCGCGCTGACCGCCGACCTCGACGCGCCGCTCGAAACCATGATCGGGCGCCTGCAATCAGCCCTGCGCGTGCGCGCCCTGCATTCAACGGTCCTGCGCCGCATCGAGACCTTCGCCGCGCAAGGCGGCACCATGCCGGACCTGCCGGTCGGCGACCCGCTCGATGACGCGACGGTCCTGATTGCCGGTCGCGGCCCGCTCTATCCGGCGCTCAGCGTTGCCATGGGCGAGCAGGCCAAGATGGTGGGGGCGCTTAGCGTCGAGGCTGCCGCGCGCCACCTCGAAGAGCGCGACATCGACGGCATCATCATCGGCGATGGCTTCTCGCCGCGCATGATCGAGGCCTTCCTCACCATGCTCGCGCATGAAGCCCGCTTCCACGAAATCCCGGTCGCCGTGATGGGCGACATTCCGCAGGGCTACGAAGGCGGCCTGCCTAACCTCGACAGCATCATGCAGGCGCCGGAGCGTCTCGTGTCGCGCATGGTGCCGCTGATCCGGCTCCACGCACTGCAGTCCCGCCTTAAGCGCATGCTACATTCGCTCGACACCGACGGCATGTTCGACCCGCGCACCGGCCTGATGACGCCGGAGGCGTTCTGGCGCGAACTGAACAAGGCGGTCGCCGAAGCCGCGGACCGCAGCCACGCGCTGACGCTCGCCCGTTTTACCTTCGACGGCGCTCACGACCGCCGTTGTCATTTCGATGGCGCCCGGCTTGCCAGCAAGCTGATGCGCAACATCGACTTCGCCTGCAACGATGACGACGGCGCGCTGCTGGCGGCCTTCACGCAGACCGATTTGCGCAGCGGCCATGTTGTTGCCCGCCGCGTCGCCGCCGCCGTCAAGAACGTGATGCGCGCGCCGACCAATCCGAACGACCGCATTACCGCCAATGTTACGCTCGCGTCGTTCAAGAACGGCGACACGCTGCAAAGCCTGATGCAGCGCGTGATGGACAGCCCCATGGTTGCGGCCGAGTAG
- a CDS encoding DsbA family protein, translating into MTQPVRIDVVSDVVCPWCFIGKKRLEQAIAMQPGIPVEVHYRPYFLNDWIPREGISRVDYLTTKFGGVDRYKEIAGRVQAAAAAEGLVYDADNIKSQPNTTDAHRLIRWAGGIGKAAAMKQRLMDLYFTEGADLTNKAVLVQAAADVGLDPEDIRAALDSDQDVEAVTQEAESAKEAGIHGVPMFIFGGRFAVSGAQSPEYLAEAIARTAQAENGPTD; encoded by the coding sequence ATGACCCAGCCCGTCCGCATCGACGTCGTGTCCGACGTTGTCTGCCCGTGGTGCTTCATCGGCAAGAAGCGGCTCGAGCAGGCGATCGCCATGCAACCGGGCATTCCGGTCGAGGTGCACTACCGCCCCTATTTCCTGAACGACTGGATCCCGCGCGAAGGCATCTCGCGCGTCGATTATCTGACGACGAAATTCGGCGGCGTAGATCGCTACAAGGAGATCGCAGGACGCGTACAAGCCGCGGCTGCCGCCGAAGGCCTCGTCTATGACGCCGACAACATCAAAAGCCAGCCCAATACCACCGACGCCCATCGCCTGATCCGTTGGGCGGGCGGCATCGGCAAGGCAGCCGCGATGAAACAACGCTTGATGGACCTTTATTTCACCGAAGGCGCCGACCTCACCAACAAGGCGGTGCTGGTGCAGGCCGCGGCCGATGTCGGCCTCGATCCGGAGGATATCCGCGCCGCGCTCGACAGCGATCAGGATGTCGAAGCGGTGACGCAGGAAGCCGAAAGCGCCAAGGAGGCCGGCATCCATGGCGTGCCGATGTTTATTTTCGGCGGCCGCTTTGCGGTATCGGGCGCGCAATCGCCAGAGTATCTCGCCGAAGCGATCGCCCGCACCGCGCAGGCCGAAAACGGGCCAACAGATTAG
- a CDS encoding diguanylate cyclase, translating to MPKSGITIADIDEVLAGGFRRLRFPAPIEARFEADTGERRSRFLMVTGAITLVFFQLFLVRDRLLLGDLFRQAVIFRVGIITPLALGMLAVLWHNPRPWIRESMEAVMTVLICAGLLYLIMISDSPLAAHAHYSIILILVFPNIVQRIRFWYAMPASVITVALYAAVIPHVKYMPDDVIFGAVLTLAMTTMLCLITNWKAEHDDRRTYLMSLREELLSLQLMNVNQELSAISMLDPLTGLANRRRLEQFVDALWSAPHLAHRPAVFMMLDIDHFKRFNDRYGHQAGDACLKMVAEVLQGALRSGTDLAVRLGGEEFLAVLPDSEMSEGIQVAERVRKGLEQRSIAHIASPTAAVVTVSIGVAIVRPDAKITFTEAIATADRALYSAKQRGRNCIWPPADSAPGAAELQMQTRAS from the coding sequence ATGCCGAAATCAGGCATCACCATTGCTGACATCGATGAGGTACTGGCGGGCGGATTCCGCCGGTTGCGATTTCCCGCGCCGATCGAAGCCAGGTTCGAGGCCGACACCGGCGAAAGGCGCTCGCGCTTCCTGATGGTCACCGGAGCGATCACCCTCGTTTTCTTCCAGCTGTTTCTTGTGCGCGACCGCCTTCTGCTCGGCGACCTGTTCAGACAAGCGGTGATCTTCCGCGTTGGCATCATCACACCGCTGGCGCTCGGTATGCTCGCCGTATTGTGGCACAACCCGCGGCCGTGGATTCGAGAATCCATGGAAGCCGTCATGACGGTCCTTATCTGCGCCGGATTGCTGTACCTGATCATGATCAGCGACAGCCCACTGGCGGCCCATGCGCACTACTCGATTATTCTGATCCTGGTGTTTCCCAACATCGTTCAGCGCATCCGCTTCTGGTATGCGATGCCCGCCTCGGTCATCACCGTCGCGCTTTATGCCGCAGTCATTCCGCATGTCAAATATATGCCCGACGACGTCATCTTCGGTGCGGTGCTGACGCTGGCGATGACCACCATGCTCTGCCTGATCACGAACTGGAAGGCGGAGCATGACGACCGCCGCACCTATCTGATGAGCCTGCGCGAGGAGTTGCTGTCGCTGCAGCTGATGAACGTCAACCAGGAACTCAGCGCCATTTCCATGCTGGACCCGTTGACCGGTCTCGCCAACCGGCGCCGTCTCGAGCAGTTCGTCGACGCTCTCTGGTCGGCGCCGCACCTGGCGCACAGACCGGCCGTGTTCATGATGCTCGATATCGACCACTTCAAGCGCTTCAACGATCGCTATGGCCATCAGGCCGGCGACGCCTGTTTGAAGATGGTCGCTGAAGTGCTGCAGGGCGCCCTGCGCAGCGGCACTGATCTTGCTGTGCGGCTCGGCGGCGAGGAGTTTCTCGCCGTGCTCCCGGACAGCGAGATGTCCGAAGGCATCCAGGTGGCGGAACGCGTGCGCAAGGGCCTCGAGCAACGCAGCATCGCCCACATCGCGTCGCCGACTGCGGCCGTGGTGACGGTCAGCATCGGCGTCGCCATCGTGCGGCCCGACGCCAAGATAACGTTCACCGAGGCGATCGCGACCGCGGACCGCGCACTCTATTCAGCCAAGCAGCGTGGCCGGAACTGTATCTGGCCGCCAGCGGACTCGGCGCCCGGCGCGGCCGAACTTCAGATGCAAACACGCGCTTCCTAA
- the mfd gene encoding transcription-repair coupling factor gives MAHSPAQSLKAGRTLTLAQVADGAEGLVLADLARAIAARPGAPAISLAVVCRDGQRMAQLSRALSFFGPEIEVMEFPAWDVLPYDRVSPNAAIVAQRMTTLSRLARVKGRDKPSILVTTANAITQRVPAREFTATHALSVAPGNVLGMQSVVEWLELNGYQRASTVREPGEYAVRGGILDLFPPGLDLPVRFDYFGDSVESIKTFDPQTQRSELPMSKLDLVPVAEFQLITETIRRFRTGYVSQFGAAGPDDLLYEAVTEGRRYPGMEHWLPLFHDGMDTLFDYLPETPVALEALADDAVDQRLAQIKDYYEARAEALKDGVTPAYKPMPADKLYLTDVEWKERLGQLAVAKLNPFDLPPTADVIDIGATPGHNFVTERTEPGANVFEAVARHVNTLQADGKRVVIALWSEGARERMAHVLADHKLVNLKSVGSWQQVVAAPKHEISLAVLGIDAGFVTDDAAVISEQDILGDRLVRTRKAARRADNFIQEATSLSTGDLVVHVDHGIGRFIGLQPITVNGATQDCLEIHYAEGAKLFLPVVNVELLSRYGSEQTNVELDRLGSSNWQARKARMKKRILEMAGELIRIAAARQLREAPKLTVTPGAYDEFAAGFPYEETDDQLTAIDATLNDLASGRPMDRLVCGDVGFGKTEIALRAAFDAVMNGKQVAVVVPTTLLARQHFKNFSERFRGFPVNVAQLSRLVPAAQLTANKKGLADGSVDIVIGTHAVLGKAIKFKDLGLVVVDEEQHFGVSHKERLKSLRAEVHVLTLTATPIPRTLQLALTGVRDLSIIASPPVDRLAVRTFVTPFDPLVVREALLREKYRGGQAFYVCPRIEDLAEAKDFLDKHVPEVRVVVAHGQMAPTVLEDIMSAFYDGQYDVLLSTTIVESGLDIPTANTLIVHRADMFGLAQLYQLRGRVGRSKLRAYALLTLPVNRTITPQAERRLKVLQSLDTLGAGFQLASHDLDIRGAGNLLGEEQSGHIKEVGFELYQQMLEEAVTSAKAGITEIVADRWSPQITIGMPILIPEDYVADLSVRLALYRRLADMEEERDIDSFAAEMVDRFGSLPKDVEHLLQIVQIKALCRRANIDKLDAGPKGAVLSFRDNEFANPEGLMIFIRDHAASVKVRNDKNGQRLVFLDEWDRPEERLKGAMAIVRRLSSIAIKAKAA, from the coding sequence ATGGCCCATTCTCCCGCTCAATCGCTCAAGGCAGGCCGCACGCTGACTCTGGCGCAGGTCGCCGATGGCGCCGAAGGCCTGGTGCTCGCGGACCTTGCCCGCGCCATTGCCGCGCGGCCCGGCGCGCCGGCGATCTCGCTGGCGGTCGTGTGCCGCGACGGCCAGCGCATGGCGCAGCTTTCGCGCGCGCTGTCGTTCTTCGGCCCCGAGATCGAGGTGATGGAGTTTCCCGCCTGGGACGTGCTGCCGTACGACCGCGTGTCGCCCAATGCGGCCATCGTCGCCCAGCGCATGACGACCCTGTCGCGCCTTGCACGCGTGAAGGGCCGCGACAAGCCATCGATCCTGGTCACGACCGCCAATGCCATCACCCAGCGCGTGCCGGCACGCGAATTCACCGCGACCCATGCTTTGTCAGTCGCGCCGGGCAATGTGCTCGGCATGCAAAGCGTGGTCGAGTGGCTGGAGCTCAACGGCTACCAGCGCGCCTCGACCGTGCGCGAGCCGGGCGAATATGCGGTGCGCGGCGGCATTCTCGATCTGTTTCCGCCGGGCCTCGATCTGCCGGTGCGGTTCGATTACTTCGGCGACTCGGTCGAGAGCATCAAGACCTTCGACCCGCAGACCCAGCGCAGCGAACTGCCCATGTCAAAGCTCGACCTGGTGCCGGTTGCCGAATTCCAGCTCATCACCGAGACCATCCGTCGTTTCCGCACCGGCTATGTGTCGCAATTCGGTGCCGCCGGCCCGGACGATCTGCTGTACGAGGCAGTGACCGAAGGCCGCCGTTATCCCGGCATGGAGCACTGGCTGCCGTTGTTCCATGACGGCATGGACACCTTGTTCGATTATCTGCCCGAAACGCCGGTCGCGCTCGAGGCGCTGGCCGACGACGCCGTCGACCAGCGGCTTGCGCAGATCAAGGACTACTACGAGGCTCGCGCCGAGGCGCTCAAGGACGGCGTGACACCGGCCTACAAGCCGATGCCGGCTGACAAACTCTACCTCACTGACGTCGAGTGGAAAGAACGGCTCGGCCAGCTTGCGGTGGCCAAGCTCAATCCGTTCGACCTGCCGCCCACCGCCGACGTGATCGATATCGGCGCCACGCCCGGCCACAACTTCGTCACTGAGCGTACCGAGCCCGGCGCCAACGTGTTCGAGGCGGTCGCCAGGCACGTCAATACGCTGCAGGCTGATGGCAAGCGCGTCGTCATCGCTCTGTGGAGCGAGGGCGCGCGCGAGCGCATGGCCCATGTGCTTGCCGACCATAAGCTGGTCAACCTCAAGAGCGTGGGTTCCTGGCAGCAGGTGGTCGCCGCGCCGAAGCACGAGATTTCGCTCGCCGTGCTCGGCATCGACGCCGGCTTTGTCACCGACGATGCCGCGGTCATCAGCGAGCAGGACATTCTCGGCGACCGCCTGGTGCGCACCCGCAAGGCCGCGCGCCGCGCCGACAATTTCATCCAGGAAGCGACCTCGCTGTCGACGGGTGATCTGGTCGTTCATGTCGATCACGGCATTGGCCGCTTCATCGGCCTGCAGCCGATCACCGTCAACGGCGCGACGCAGGACTGTCTCGAGATCCACTACGCCGAAGGCGCCAAGCTGTTCCTTCCGGTGGTGAACGTCGAACTGTTGTCGCGCTACGGCTCAGAGCAGACCAATGTCGAGCTTGACCGGCTCGGCAGCAGCAACTGGCAGGCCCGCAAGGCGAGGATGAAAAAGCGCATCCTCGAGATGGCGGGCGAGCTGATCAGGATCGCCGCCGCGCGCCAATTGCGCGAAGCGCCGAAACTCACGGTCACGCCTGGCGCCTATGATGAATTTGCCGCCGGCTTCCCGTATGAGGAAACCGACGACCAACTCACCGCCATTGACGCGACGCTGAACGACCTTGCCTCCGGCCGTCCGATGGACCGCCTCGTCTGCGGCGATGTCGGGTTCGGCAAGACTGAGATCGCGCTGCGTGCGGCCTTCGACGCCGTGATGAACGGCAAGCAGGTCGCGGTGGTGGTGCCGACAACTTTGCTCGCGCGTCAGCATTTCAAGAATTTCTCCGAGCGCTTCCGCGGCTTCCCGGTAAACGTCGCGCAATTGTCGCGGCTGGTACCGGCGGCGCAGCTCACCGCCAACAAGAAGGGGCTGGCCGACGGCTCGGTCGATATCGTCATCGGCACCCATGCCGTGCTCGGCAAGGCCATCAAGTTCAAGGACCTTGGCCTTGTCGTGGTGGACGAGGAGCAGCATTTCGGCGTGTCGCACAAGGAACGGCTGAAGTCCTTGCGCGCCGAGGTTCATGTGCTGACGCTCACGGCGACCCCGATCCCGCGCACCCTGCAACTGGCGCTGACCGGCGTGCGCGACCTGTCGATCATTGCCTCGCCGCCGGTCGACCGGCTGGCGGTGCGTACCTTTGTGACGCCGTTCGATCCGCTGGTGGTGCGCGAGGCGCTGCTGCGCGAGAAATATCGCGGCGGTCAGGCCTTCTATGTCTGCCCGCGCATCGAGGATCTGGCCGAGGCCAAGGATTTCCTCGACAAGCATGTGCCGGAAGTGCGCGTCGTCGTCGCCCATGGCCAGATGGCGCCGACCGTGCTCGAGGACATCATGTCGGCCTTTTACGACGGCCAATACGACGTGCTGCTGTCGACCACCATCGTTGAATCCGGCCTCGATATTCCCACCGCCAATACGCTGATCGTCCATCGCGCCGACATGTTCGGGCTGGCGCAACTTTACCAGCTGCGCGGCCGTGTCGGCCGCTCCAAGCTGCGCGCCTATGCGTTGCTGACGTTGCCGGTGAACCGGACCATTACGCCGCAGGCGGAGCGGCGCCTGAAGGTGCTGCAGTCGCTCGATACTCTGGGTGCGGGCTTTCAACTGGCCTCGCACGACCTCGATATCCGCGGCGCCGGCAACCTGCTCGGCGAGGAGCAATCCGGCCACATCAAGGAAGTCGGTTTCGAACTCTACCAACAGATGTTGGAGGAGGCGGTCACCAGCGCCAAGGCCGGCATCACCGAGATCGTCGCCGACCGCTGGTCGCCGCAGATTACCATCGGCATGCCGATCCTCATTCCGGAGGACTATGTCGCCGACCTGTCGGTCCGCCTCGCACTCTATCGCCGCCTCGCCGACATGGAGGAGGAACGCGACATCGACAGTTTCGCCGCCGAGATGGTGGACCGCTTCGGTTCGCTGCCGAAGGATGTCGAGCATCTGCTGCAGATCGTGCAGATCAAGGCCCTTTGCCGAAGGGCCAACATCGACAAGCTCGATGCCGGCCCGAAGGGCGCGGTGCTGTCGTTCCGCGACAACGAATTCGCCAATCCGGAAGGCCTGATGATCTTCATCCGCGACCATGCGGCGAGCGTGAAGGTGCGCAACGACAAGAACGGTCAGCGGCTGGTGTTCCTCGACGAATGGGACAGACCAGAAGAACGCCTCAAGGGCGCGATGGCCATCGTGCGGCGGCTGTCGTCGATCGCGATCAAGGCCAAAGCAGCGTGA
- a CDS encoding succinate dehydrogenase assembly factor 2, translating to MSGTEISSEGLDLRLRKLKFRLWHRGIREMDLVMGGFADAELMNLSETELTEVEGWLDIPDQQMFAWVNGSETPPADLDTPLFRKLRTFHGQRP from the coding sequence TTGAGTGGCACCGAAATCTCGAGCGAAGGGTTGGACCTCAGGCTTCGCAAGCTGAAGTTCCGGCTCTGGCACCGCGGCATCCGGGAGATGGACCTGGTCATGGGCGGCTTCGCCGATGCCGAGCTGATGAACCTTAGCGAGACCGAACTCACTGAGGTCGAAGGCTGGCTCGACATCCCGGACCAGCAGATGTTCGCCTGGGTCAATGGCTCGGAAACGCCTCCGGCCGATCTCGACACGCCGTTGTTCCGTAAGCTGCGCACCTTTCACGGCCAGCGCCCTTAA
- the recG gene encoding ATP-dependent DNA helicase RecG: protein MRPPRLNPLFASITSLPGVGPKLAVLYGRLLGREEPRVIDLLLHMPSGTIDRRARPKLNEVQPGQVVTVSVTVEEHRPPPPNRPRAPYRVVTSDETNTLTLTFFHAKRDYLEKLLPVGEKRYVSGTAEFYDGSLQMVHPDRVVDEKGFADLPLVEPVYPLTEGLNLGNVRRAMDGALTRIPELPEWQDEAWVSRERLPGFAEALRSLHKPQDPHDVTPESLAFTRLAFDELLAGQLALALMRAHMRRQAGRGTSSEGLLRAKIMKALPYTLTHSQQQAVNDIVNDLALPQRMLRLVQGDVGSGKTVVALIAAATVIEAGRQAALMAPTEILARQHFATIEPLAKAAGIHVAILTGRERGGERTAILDRLALGEIDLVVGTHALFQDEVLFHDLALAIVDEQHRFGVHQRLALTQKGESVDVLVLTATPIPRTLVLTYFGDMDISELREKPPGRQPIDTRTIALDRVGDVEDAIGRAIAEGKRAYWVCPLVEESEKIDLAAAEARYEDLRQRFGAKVDLVHGKMKAAEKDAAMARFAAGQSQLLIATTVIEVGVDVPEATIMVIEHAERFGLAQLHQLRGRVGRGSGKSTCLLLYKGPLGETAKARLAILRESEDGFRIAEEDLRLRGEGDLLGTRQSGLPGFSVARLEVHGKYLGAARDDAKLILERDPQLQGERGQALRHLLYLFGKDEAIKLVRAG from the coding sequence ATGCGCCCGCCTCGCCTCAATCCCCTGTTCGCCTCGATCACCAGCCTGCCCGGCGTCGGGCCGAAGCTGGCGGTGCTCTATGGCCGCCTGCTGGGCCGCGAGGAGCCGCGCGTCATCGATCTCCTGCTGCACATGCCGTCCGGCACGATCGACCGGCGCGCCCGGCCGAAGCTCAACGAGGTTCAGCCGGGCCAGGTCGTCACCGTCTCGGTTACCGTGGAGGAACACCGACCGCCGCCGCCGAACCGGCCGCGCGCGCCGTATCGCGTCGTTACTTCTGACGAGACCAACACGCTGACGCTGACCTTCTTCCACGCCAAGCGGGACTATCTGGAGAAGCTGCTACCGGTCGGCGAGAAACGCTACGTCTCCGGCACCGCCGAGTTCTACGACGGCAGCTTGCAGATGGTTCATCCCGACCGCGTCGTGGACGAGAAAGGGTTTGCCGACTTGCCTTTGGTCGAGCCGGTCTATCCGCTGACCGAAGGCCTCAACCTCGGCAATGTCCGCCGCGCCATGGACGGCGCGCTGACACGCATTCCCGAATTGCCGGAGTGGCAGGACGAAGCCTGGGTGTCGCGCGAACGCTTGCCCGGCTTTGCCGAGGCGCTGCGCAGCCTGCACAAGCCGCAGGACCCGCACGATGTCACGCCCGAGAGCCTCGCCTTCACGCGGCTGGCCTTCGACGAACTGCTCGCCGGCCAACTGGCGCTCGCTCTGATGCGCGCACATATGCGCCGGCAGGCCGGTCGCGGCACGTCGAGCGAGGGCCTGCTGCGGGCCAAAATCATGAAAGCCCTGCCCTACACGCTGACGCATTCGCAGCAGCAGGCGGTGAACGACATCGTCAACGATCTCGCTCTGCCGCAGCGCATGTTGCGGCTGGTGCAGGGCGATGTCGGCTCCGGCAAGACGGTGGTGGCGCTGATCGCGGCCGCGACCGTCATCGAGGCCGGGCGGCAGGCGGCACTGATGGCGCCGACCGAAATTCTGGCGCGGCAGCACTTCGCCACTATCGAACCTTTGGCCAAGGCCGCCGGCATTCATGTCGCCATCCTCACCGGCCGCGAACGCGGCGGCGAGCGCACGGCCATCCTCGATCGGCTCGCGCTCGGCGAGATCGACCTCGTCGTCGGTACGCACGCGCTGTTCCAGGACGAGGTGCTGTTTCACGACCTGGCGCTTGCCATCGTCGATGAGCAGCACCGCTTCGGCGTGCATCAGCGTCTCGCGCTGACGCAGAAGGGCGAATCCGTCGATGTGCTGGTTCTGACCGCGACGCCGATCCCACGCACCCTTGTGCTCACTTATTTCGGCGACATGGACATTTCCGAATTGCGCGAAAAGCCGCCCGGCCGCCAGCCGATCGACACCCGCACCATCGCGCTCGACCGCGTCGGCGACGTCGAGGATGCCATCGGCCGCGCCATCGCCGAGGGCAAACGCGCCTACTGGGTCTGCCCGCTGGTCGAGGAATCCGAGAAGATCGATCTTGCCGCCGCCGAAGCGCGTTACGAGGACCTGCGGCAGAGGTTCGGGGCCAAGGTCGATCTCGTGCACGGCAAGATGAAAGCCGCCGAGAAGGACGCCGCCATGGCGCGCTTTGCCGCGGGGCAGAGCCAGTTGCTCATCGCCACCACGGTGATCGAGGTCGGCGTCGATGTGCCGGAAGCAACCATCATGGTGATCGAGCACGCTGAACGCTTCGGACTGGCGCAGCTCCACCAGTTGCGCGGGCGAGTCGGCCGCGGTTCGGGCAAGTCGACCTGCCTCCTGCTCTACAAGGGTCCGCTCGGCGAAACCGCCAAGGCGCGCCTAGCCATCCTGCGCGAGAGCGAAGACGGCTTCCGCATCGCCGAGGAAGACTTGCGCCTGCGCGGTGAAGGCGATCTGCTCGGCACGCGGCAGTCCGGCCTTCCCGGCTTTTCCGTCGCGCGGCTGGAAGTGCACGGCAAATATCTCGGCGCCGCGCGGGACGACGCCAAGCTGATCCTGGAGCGCGACCCGCAGTTGCAGGGCGAACGCGGGCAGGCCTTGCGCCACCTGCTCTATCTGTTCGGCAAAGACGAGGCGATCAAGCTGGTAAGGGCGGGGTAA
- a CDS encoding DUF502 domain-containing protein — MSETEQKPGEAMSEDVREMASSHTSLAGRLRNYFLTGLVVAGPLFITVYLTWSFITWVDNWVRPFIPEPYRPETYLPWPIPGTGLVIAIVALTLLGFLAANLVGRTLVELGEGILNRMPIVRPVYKTMKQIFETLFSKSGSSFRKVALVEFPAPGMWSLVFISQPPAGSIAASLPEPDNVSVFLPCTPNPTTGFFFFVPRNKLIEIDVGVESAMTLIMSAGMVQPGADKDAQKKLADLAATARMAQLAKARETVE; from the coding sequence ATGAGCGAGACGGAACAGAAGCCGGGCGAGGCGATGTCCGAAGACGTCAGGGAGATGGCGTCTTCGCACACCAGCCTGGCCGGACGCCTGCGCAACTATTTCCTCACCGGCCTTGTCGTCGCCGGGCCGCTGTTCATCACGGTTTATCTGACCTGGTCGTTTATCACCTGGGTCGATAACTGGGTGCGACCGTTTATTCCGGAACCATACCGGCCCGAAACTTATCTGCCGTGGCCGATCCCCGGTACCGGTCTGGTCATCGCTATCGTGGCGCTGACACTGCTCGGCTTCCTCGCCGCCAATCTCGTCGGCCGGACGCTGGTCGAACTAGGCGAGGGTATCCTCAACCGCATGCCGATCGTGCGTCCGGTCTACAAGACCATGAAGCAGATCTTCGAGACCCTGTTCTCGAAATCGGGATCGAGCTTCCGCAAGGTGGCGCTGGTGGAGTTTCCGGCGCCGGGCATGTGGTCTCTGGTCTTCATCTCGCAGCCGCCGGCGGGCTCCATCGCCGCGAGTCTGCCGGAGCCGGACAATGTCTCGGTGTTCCTGCCGTGTACACCGAACCCGACCACCGGCTTTTTCTTCTTCGTGCCGCGCAACAAGCTGATCGAGATCGATGTCGGCGTTGAAAGCGCAATGACCCTGATCATGTCCGCCGGCATGGTGCAGCCGGGCGCCGACAAGGATGCGCAGAAGAAGCTCGCCGATCTCGCTGCCACCGCACGGATGGCGCAACTGGCGAAGGCGAGGGAAACGGTGGAGTAG